The following proteins come from a genomic window of Kitasatospora cineracea:
- a CDS encoding MBL fold metallo-hydrolase — protein MRAYLSPATVVQPLVHRWYAVPFVAAPHTGALNLVKRHLPALRGYLKNPQQHARALADPSMFGAPFIDPGPAGPQGVADLLERTLAAGEARIRLAEDIDTMRATLAKNGDGRALAPLYQDLPPSLRGTTELVYDTANNAGLRFFESLLYRTPATEPHAQTVSLLERHDQAQPFVYSSPVLPAPGRTDLQVPFASELLDELFAARLRPVDVEELAAKFGLDEDARAGFRRLFTEQEPRRYAPNRTGGVRMQYFGHASVLLDHDGFTVLTDPTLGYDGDGFEGHFTIADLPETIDVVVLSHGHSDHFSLETLLQLRRRIGTIVVPRSSGGSLADIGLRSMLEHFGFRNVVELADMQSLQAGPATITALPFLGEHGELDIRAKMVPMVRLGGRGFLFATDTSPIDPTLYDLVAREIGTVDALFIGLECVGAPLTWLYGPLLDTPISREHSLERGLKGSFAEPADQLAQRLGAQQIFVYALGIEPWLKHLTGCWFDPEAEQLRQEVILRDLAGQRGVRSELLYLTAERSWPTAPQH, from the coding sequence ATGCGCGCCTACCTCTCGCCGGCCACCGTCGTGCAGCCACTGGTCCACCGCTGGTACGCGGTGCCGTTCGTGGCCGCGCCGCACACCGGCGCGCTCAACCTGGTCAAGCGCCACCTGCCGGCCCTGCGCGGCTACCTGAAGAACCCCCAGCAGCACGCCCGCGCGCTGGCCGACCCGAGCATGTTCGGCGCCCCGTTCATCGACCCCGGCCCGGCCGGCCCGCAGGGCGTCGCCGACCTGCTGGAGCGCACCCTGGCCGCGGGCGAGGCCCGGATCCGGCTGGCCGAGGACATCGACACCATGCGGGCCACCCTGGCCAAGAACGGCGACGGCCGCGCCCTCGCCCCGCTCTACCAGGACCTGCCGCCCAGCCTGCGCGGCACCACCGAACTGGTCTACGACACCGCGAACAACGCCGGACTGCGGTTCTTCGAGAGCCTGCTCTACCGCACCCCGGCGACCGAACCGCACGCCCAGACCGTCTCCCTGCTGGAGCGCCACGACCAGGCGCAGCCCTTCGTCTACAGCTCGCCGGTCCTGCCCGCCCCCGGCCGCACCGACCTGCAGGTGCCGTTCGCCTCCGAGCTGCTGGACGAACTGTTCGCGGCCCGGCTGCGACCGGTGGACGTGGAGGAGCTCGCGGCGAAGTTCGGCCTGGACGAGGACGCCCGGGCGGGCTTCCGCCGCCTGTTCACCGAGCAGGAGCCCCGGCGCTACGCGCCCAACCGGACCGGCGGGGTGCGGATGCAGTACTTCGGCCACGCCTCGGTGCTGCTGGACCACGACGGCTTCACCGTGCTCACCGACCCGACCCTCGGCTACGACGGCGACGGCTTCGAAGGCCACTTCACCATCGCCGACCTGCCCGAGACCATCGACGTCGTGGTGCTCAGCCACGGCCACTCCGACCACTTCTCGCTGGAGACCCTGCTCCAGCTCCGGCGCCGGATCGGCACCATCGTGGTCCCGCGGTCCTCCGGCGGCAGCCTGGCCGACATCGGCCTGCGCTCGATGCTGGAGCACTTCGGCTTCCGCAACGTGGTCGAACTCGCCGACATGCAGAGCCTGCAGGCCGGCCCGGCCACCATCACCGCGCTGCCCTTCCTCGGCGAGCACGGCGAACTCGACATCCGCGCCAAGATGGTGCCGATGGTCCGGCTCGGCGGCCGCGGCTTCCTGTTCGCCACCGACACCTCGCCGATCGACCCCACCCTCTACGACCTGGTGGCCCGGGAGATCGGCACCGTCGACGCCCTGTTCATCGGCCTGGAGTGCGTCGGCGCCCCGCTGACCTGGCTCTACGGCCCGCTGCTGGACACCCCGATCTCCCGCGAGCACAGCCTCGAACGCGGCCTCAAGGGCTCCTTCGCCGAGCCCGCCGACCAGCTCGCCCAACGGCTCGGCGCCCAGCAGATCTTCGTCTACGCGCTGGGCATCGAACCCTGGCTCAAGCACCTCACCGGCTGCTGGTTCGACCCGGAGGCCGAACAGCTGCGCCAGGAGGTCATCCTGCGCGACCTGGCCGGACAGCGCGGCGTCCGCTCCGAACTGCTCTACCTCACCGCCGAACGCTCCTGGCCGACCGCCCCGCAGCACTGA
- a CDS encoding ATP-grasp domain-containing protein codes for MHSRSGSPRLGVVYDDGAAGPGEIAAAARACGAELFLVVDQSSAHVAQLLPGLRGRFELCDVSGLTAAGAAKEVAARAPDGLLTFSEHRLAETGELADALGLTRWHSPRTTRRLTDKLLQRQLFAAAGVDTTRCVPVTDPAGAAAAAAGVGPPVVLKPRTGTGSRSVRRADGPAEAERLAADFFRTAPAGAVLLVESLLTGAPQEAGPDWGDYVSVETAVHDGARQLLCITGKFPLEEPFRERGSFVPHTLRAPTAERVRALADAAVEALGVRDGVVHTEVKLTPDGPRVIEVNGRVGGLVVDLLRRGAGYDVVEAALLLALGRPAPAVPGFDQVTYQYALVPPAGARGLLEVGPLDRLRALPGVDLVDVRGRPGQPLDWRAGAADRLGRLYGRVPDHAALGRLTAAIPEAFRPTFTYTHERGSR; via the coding sequence ATGCACAGCAGATCCGGTAGCCCGCGGCTCGGCGTGGTCTACGACGACGGCGCCGCCGGGCCCGGCGAGATCGCCGCGGCGGCCCGCGCCTGCGGAGCCGAACTCTTCCTGGTGGTCGACCAGTCCTCGGCCCACGTCGCCCAGCTGCTGCCCGGCCTGCGCGGCCGGTTCGAGCTCTGCGACGTCAGCGGCCTCACCGCGGCCGGGGCGGCGAAGGAGGTGGCCGCCCGGGCACCGGACGGCCTGCTCACCTTCAGCGAGCACCGCCTCGCCGAGACCGGCGAGCTCGCCGACGCACTCGGACTGACCCGCTGGCACAGCCCGCGGACCACCCGGCGGCTGACGGACAAACTGCTCCAGCGGCAGCTGTTCGCCGCGGCCGGCGTCGACACCACCCGCTGCGTGCCGGTCACCGACCCCGCCGGGGCCGCCGCGGCCGCCGCCGGGGTCGGCCCGCCCGTGGTGCTCAAACCGCGCACCGGCACCGGCAGCCGCTCCGTCCGCCGGGCCGACGGCCCGGCGGAGGCCGAACGGCTGGCGGCGGACTTCTTCCGCACCGCCCCGGCCGGGGCGGTCCTCCTGGTGGAGAGCCTGCTCACCGGCGCGCCGCAGGAGGCCGGCCCCGACTGGGGCGACTACGTCTCGGTGGAGACCGCCGTCCACGACGGGGCACGCCAACTGCTCTGCATCACCGGCAAGTTCCCGCTGGAGGAGCCGTTCCGCGAACGCGGGTCCTTCGTCCCGCACACCCTGCGCGCGCCGACCGCCGAACGGGTCCGCGCCCTCGCGGACGCCGCCGTCGAGGCCCTCGGGGTCCGGGACGGCGTCGTGCACACCGAGGTCAAACTGACCCCGGACGGCCCGCGCGTCATCGAGGTCAACGGCCGGGTCGGCGGCCTGGTCGTCGACCTGCTGCGCCGGGGCGCCGGCTACGACGTGGTCGAGGCCGCCCTGCTGCTCGCCCTCGGCCGGCCCGCGCCCGCCGTCCCCGGCTTCGACCAGGTCACCTACCAGTACGCGCTGGTGCCGCCGGCCGGCGCCCGCGGCCTGCTGGAGGTCGGCCCGCTGGACCGGCTGCGCGCCCTGCCCGGGGTCGACCTGGTCGACGTCCGGGGCCGCCCCGGCCAGCCGCTCGACTGGCGGGCCGGCGCCGCCGACCGGCTCGGCCGGCTGTACGGGCGGGTGCCCGACCACGCGGCCCTCGGCCGGCTCACCGCGGCGATACCGGAAGCCTTCCGGCCCACGTTCACGTACACGCACGAGAGGGGAAGTCGATGA